From Camelina sativa cultivar DH55 chromosome 7, Cs, whole genome shotgun sequence, one genomic window encodes:
- the LOC104704908 gene encoding vacuolar protein sorting-associated protein 35B-like isoform X2 → MYKETVLPRVLEQVVNCKDKLAQYYLMECIIQVFPDEYHLQTLEALLAACTQLMPTVDTKIVLTQLMDRLSNYAASSPDVLHEFLQVEAFAKLSNAIGKVIDTQLEMPIVGAMTLFVSLLTFTLRVHPDRLDYVDQVLGACVVKLSSVPKLEDSRAMKQVVALLSAPLEKYSDIVTALTLSNYPRVMDHLDDGTNKVMAMLIIQSIMKNDTCISTADKVEVLFELIKGLIKDLDGTNVEELDEEDFQEEQNSVARLIHMLDNEEPEEMLKIIYVVRKHLMTGGPQRLPFTVPPLVFSAVRLVRQLEAQGGNIAGEDVPATLRKIFQILNQTIEALSSIPCPELALRLYLQCAEAASDCDLEPVAYEFFTQAFILYEEEIADSKAQVTAIHLIVGTLQRINVFGVENRDTLTHKATGYSARLLKKPDQCRAVYACSHLFWVDDPEGIKDGERVLLCLRRALRIANAAQQMVNATRGSSGPVTLFVEILNKYIYFFEKGNPHITPSDIQSLIELINTEMLSDNGNTTIHSDPFFSSTLRYIRFQKQKGGVMGEKYDSIKL, encoded by the exons ATGTACAAAGAGACTGTTCTTCCTAGGGTCTTAGAGCAG GTCGTCAACTGTAAAGATAAGCTGGCTCAGTATTATCTGATGGAGTGCATAATTCAAGTCTTTCCTGATGAGTACCATTTGCAGACTCTTGAGGCCTTATTGGCTGCTTGTACCCAACTGATG CCAACTGTTGACACCAAGATAGTGTTAACCCAACTAATGGACCGGTTGTCAAACTATGCTGCCTCAAGTCCTGAT GTGTTACACGAATTTTTGCAAGTGGAAGCTTTTGCTAAATTGAGCAATGCAATTGGAAAG GTGATAGATACACAGCTTGAGATGCCTATTGTTGGAGCTATGACTCTGTTTGTCTCTCTTCTGACTTTTACTCTCCGGGTTCATCCTGATCGGCTTGACTATGTGGATCAAGTATTG GGTGCATGTGTAGTTAAGCTTTCCAGTGTGCCCAAGCTGGAGGACTCCCGTGCAATGAAACAAGTTGTTGCACTTCTGAGTGCTCCTTTAGAAAAATACAGTGACATAGTTACAGCTCTTACATTGTCAAATTATCCGCGTGTCATGGATCATCTTGATGATGGAACGAACAAAGTAATGGCAATGCTTATTATTCAAAGTATAATGAAAAATGATACATGTATATCAACTGCTGATAAG GTTGAGGTGCTGTTTGAATTGATTAAAGGACTTATAAAAGATTTGGATGGAACCAACGTGGAGGAG cTTGACGAGGAGGATTTCCAAGAGGAACAAAATTCAGTAGCCCGTCTCATACATATGCTTGATAATGAAGAACCAGAGGAGATGCTTAAG ATCATATATGTTGTGAGAAAGCATCTTATGACAGGAGGACCTCAACGCTTGCCTTTTACCGTTCCCCCGCTTGTTTTTTCTGCAGTTAGG CTGGTCAGGCAGCTAGAAGCCCAGGGTGGAAATATAGCAGGAGAAGATGTTCCAGCAACCCTAAGAAAgatttttcaaattctcaacCAG ACAATCGAAGCTCTTTCCTCAATTCCATGTCCTGAACTGGCTCTAAGGCTCTACCTCCAATGCGCTGAG GCTGCAAGTGATTGTGATCTTGAGCCTGTTGCTTATGAG TTTTTTACCCAAGCATTTATATTATACGAGGAAGAAATCGCG GACTCAAAGGCACAGGTAACTGCGATTCATCTGATCGTAGGAACCTTGCAAAGGATCAATGTTTTTGGTGTTGAAAACAGAGACACCTTGACACATAAAGCAACCGGG TACTCAGCAAGGCTTTTAAAGAAGCCTGATCAATGTCGAGCGGTATATGCATGCTCTCACCTCTTTTGGGTCGATGATCCAGAGGGAATTAAAGATGGAGAAAG AGTTCTTCTGTGTTTAAGACGTGCACTGAGGATAGCTAACGCGGCTCAACAAATGGTTAATGCAACCAGAGGTAGCAGCGGACCAGTCACGCTGTTTGTAGAAATCTTGAACAA GTACATTTACTTCTTTGAGAAAGGGAATCCACATATCACTCCATCGGATATACAAAGCCTCATAGAGTTAATCAACACCGAGATGCTAAGCGACAACGGTAACACAACAATCCACTCAGATCCCTTCTTTTCAAGCACATTGCGTTACATAAGGTTCCAAAAACAGAAAGGTGGTGTGATGGGTGAGAAATATGACTCCATCAAGTTGTGA
- the LOC104704909 gene encoding uncharacterized protein LOC104704909 — protein VRNLVESTKLERITLDSINPLHRIEKKEKKRTHKKETKEEKSHKASSREAHKLQILSSKKVSDESDQLEKSGLTEELEASQNHHGYLSDGSQNSKKRNREDSPPPVESLIKAAPVAGNPLRIRLVLKKPNADVPVLPREDLVSVAKPLSHQDVIASSVSCPKISEPEQNLPSTSVVDETKKRKKHKPSKEDRYNALFDDWTPSSISLADITCSKNDDDDWLFGKKTQMMPKPKAADKIDEEMMMGTGDSSWPRAQLLSEVGIYSLPYTVPF, from the exons GTTCGGAACTTGGTCGAATCGACTAAG CTTGAAAGAATCACACTTGATTCTATAAACCCGCTCCACCGgattgagaagaaggaaaagaagagaacacataagaaagaaacaaaagaggagAAGTCTCATAAAGCTTCGTCGAGGGAAGCTCATAAACTTCAGATTCTTTCATCCAAGAAAGTCTCAGATGAGTCTGACCAACTTGAGAAGAGTGGTTTGACAGAAGAGCTTGAGGCATCTCAAAACCACCACGGATATCTGTCTGATGGAAGCCAGAATAGTAAGAAGAGGAATAGAGAAGACTCTCCTCCACCTGTTGAAAGTCTCATCAAAG CTGCACCTGTAGCTGGTAATCCTCTACGCATTCGATTGGTACTCAAAAAACCAAACGCGGACGTTCCTGTTCTGCCTCGAGAGGATCTTGTTTCGGTTGCAAAGCCTCTCAGTCACCAAGATGTCATAGCAAGTTCTGTCTCGTGTCCAAAAATATCTGAGCCTGAACAGAATCTGCCGTCAACATCTGTGGTAGatgaaacaaagaagagaaagaaacacaaaccaaGCAAAGAAGATCGATACAATGCATTATTTGATGATTGGACTCCCTCTTCCATTTCTTTAGCAGACATCACTTGTTCGAAGAACGATGACGATGATTGGCTATTTGGGAAGAAGACGCAAATGATGCCTAAGCCCAAAGCAGCAGACAAGATTGACGAGGAGATGATGATGGGAACCGGTGATTCATCTTGGCCTAGAGCTCAGCTTCTCTCTGAAGTTGGGATTTATTCTTTACCGTACACAGTCCCATTCTAA
- the LOC109125667 gene encoding defensin-like protein 1 translates to MANKFASIITLIFAALVLFAAFEAPSMVEAQRLCERSSGTWSGVCGNNNACKNQCINLEGARHGSCNYVFPAHKCICYFPC, encoded by the exons ATGGCTAATAAGTTTGCTTCCATCATCACTCTTATCTTCGCTGCTCTTGTTCTCTTTGCTGCTTTTG AAGCACCATCAATGGTAGAAGCACAAAGATTGTGTGAGAGATCAAGTGGGACATGGTCAGGAGTTTGCGGAAACAATAATGCTTGCAAGAATCAGTGCATTAACCTTGAGGGAGCGCGACATGGATCTTGCAACTATGTTTTCCCAGCTCACAAGTGTATCTGTTACTTCCCATGTTAA
- the LOC104702340 gene encoding rac-like GTP-binding protein ARAC5 — MISFNFMPPHSDFFISFLEEFVNLRGEMSASRFIKCVTVGDGAVGKTCMLISYTSNTFPTDYVPTVFDNFSANVVVDGNTVNLGLWDTAGQEDYNRLRPLSYRGADVFILAFSLISKASYENVAKKWIPELRHYAPGVPIILVGTKLDLRDDKQFFIDHPGAVPITTNQGEELKKLIGSLIYIECSSKTQQNVKAVFDAAIKVVLQPPKHKKKKKNKNRCVFL, encoded by the exons ATGATTAGTTTTAATTTCATGCCTCCCCATagtgatttttttatttcctttttagaaGAGTTTGTGAATTTGCGTGGTGAGATGAGTGCTTCGAGGTTTATAAAGTGTGTCACCGTCGGTGATGGTGCCGTCGGAAAAACATGTATGCTGATCTCTTACACAAGCAACACTTTCCCTACG GACTATGTTCCAACTGTTTTCGACAACTTCAGTGCTAATGTGGTTGTAGATGGGAACACAGTGAATCTTGGATTATGGGATACAGCCG GTCAAGAAGACTATAACAGGTTAAGACCATTGAGTTACCGTGGTGCAGATGTCTTCATTCTTGCATTCTCGCTTATTAGCAAGGCTAGCTATGAGAACGTAGCCAAGAAG TGGATTCCTGAGCTCAGGCATTATGCCCCTGGTGTTCCTATTATCCTTGTTGGAACAAAACTCG ATCTTCGAGATGACAAGCAGTTCTTCATAGACCATCCTGGTGCAGTGCCAATTACTACAAACCAG GGAGAAGAACTAAAGAAACTGATAGGATCGCTAATCTACATTGAATGTAGTTCAAAGACGCAgcag AATGTGAAAGCAGTCTTTGACGCAGCGATAAAAGTGGTGCTTCAGCCACcgaaacacaagaagaagaaaaagaacaagaaccgtTGCGTGTTCTTGTGA
- the LOC109125669 gene encoding defensin-like protein 1 has translation MAKSATIVTLLFAALVFFAALETPTMVEAQKLCERPSGTWSGVCGNNNACKNQCINLEKARHGSCNYVFPAHKCICYFPC, from the exons ATGGCTAAGTCTGCTACCATCGTCACCCTTCTTTTCGCTgctcttgttttctttgctgctCTCG AAACACCGACAATGGTAGAAGCACAAAAGCTGTGTGAGAGGCCAAGTGGGACATGGTCCGGGGTCTGTGGAAACAATAACGCGTGCAAGAATCAATGCATTAATCTTGAGAAAGCACGACATGGATCTTGCAACTATGTTTTCCCAGCTCACAAATGTATCTGCTACTTCCCATGTTAA
- the LOC104702341 gene encoding uncharacterized protein LOC104702341, giving the protein MQGAQEDLTLSLSITPVNRIVSQKPQPSVMPLGLVAPYHQQAFDINHMLQNQMTRELCTQLRSMEERAVFFMKLKDKAIEDMRKHSVEMDIRLRKALAEVEFWRKTSDEKSDLCRDLAGRLLKVRKRERAMKGIDENNAAEEAESSTGENGDDPFDTARTRLCKRRRL; this is encoded by the exons ATGCAAGGAGCTCAAGAGGACTTGACTCTGTCTTTGAGTATCACGCCAGTTAATCGAATAGTTTCTCAGAAACCCCAACCCTCAGTGATGCCTCTAGGCTTGGTTGCTCCTTATCATCAACAAGCATTTGACATCAACCATATGTTACAG AACCAGATGACAAGAGAACTGTGTACTCAACTAAGGAGTATGGAGGAAAGAGCCGTCTTTTTTATGAAACTTAAAGACAAAGCCATCGAAGACATGAGGAAACATTCTGTAGAAATGGATATTCGTCTTAGAAAAGCATTAGCAGAAGTCGAATTCTGGAGGAAAACGTCGGATGAGAAATCGGACTTGTGCAGAGATCTCGCGGGAAGGCTTTTgaaagtgagaaagagagagagggcgATGAAAGGTATTGACGAGAATAATGCGGCAGAGGAGGCTGAGTCGTCCACTGGTGAAAATGGAGATGATCCTTTCGACACAGCAAGGACCCGTTTGTGCAAACGTCGCCGTCTTTGA
- the LOC104704908 gene encoding vacuolar protein sorting-associated protein 35B-like isoform X1, giving the protein MCRGVQHPIRGLFLRSYLAQVSRDKLPEIGSDYEGDANTVMDAVEFVLQNFTEMNKLWVRIQHQGPGTVREKQEKERNELRDLVGKNLHVLGQIEGVDLEMYKETVLPRVLEQVVNCKDKLAQYYLMECIIQVFPDEYHLQTLEALLAACTQLMPTVDTKIVLTQLMDRLSNYAASSPDVLHEFLQVEAFAKLSNAIGKVIDTQLEMPIVGAMTLFVSLLTFTLRVHPDRLDYVDQVLGACVVKLSSVPKLEDSRAMKQVVALLSAPLEKYSDIVTALTLSNYPRVMDHLDDGTNKVMAMLIIQSIMKNDTCISTADKVEVLFELIKGLIKDLDGTNVEELDEEDFQEEQNSVARLIHMLDNEEPEEMLKIIYVVRKHLMTGGPQRLPFTVPPLVFSAVRLVRQLEAQGGNIAGEDVPATLRKIFQILNQTIEALSSIPCPELALRLYLQCAEAASDCDLEPVAYEFFTQAFILYEEEIADSKAQVTAIHLIVGTLQRINVFGVENRDTLTHKATGYSARLLKKPDQCRAVYACSHLFWVDDPEGIKDGERVLLCLRRALRIANAAQQMVNATRGSSGPVTLFVEILNKYIYFFEKGNPHITPSDIQSLIELINTEMLSDNGNTTIHSDPFFSSTLRYIRFQKQKGGVMGEKYDSIKL; this is encoded by the exons ATGTGTCGTGGTGTTCAACATCCCATTCGTGGGCTCTTTTTGAGGAGTTATCTTGCTCAAGTGAGCAGGGATAAATTACCTGAGATTGGCTCAGACTACGAAGG AGATGCTAATACTGTGATGGATGCAGTGGAATTTGTGCTACAAAATTTTACTGAGATGAATAAGCTCTGGGTTCGGATACAGCATCAG GGACCAGGTACTGTTCGAGAAAAgcaggagaaagagagaaatgaacTTCGTGACCTT GTTGGAAAAAATCTGCATGTTCTAGGACAGATCGAAGGTGTTGACCTTGAGATGTACAAAGAGACTGTTCTTCCTAGGGTCTTAGAGCAG GTCGTCAACTGTAAAGATAAGCTGGCTCAGTATTATCTGATGGAGTGCATAATTCAAGTCTTTCCTGATGAGTACCATTTGCAGACTCTTGAGGCCTTATTGGCTGCTTGTACCCAACTGATG CCAACTGTTGACACCAAGATAGTGTTAACCCAACTAATGGACCGGTTGTCAAACTATGCTGCCTCAAGTCCTGAT GTGTTACACGAATTTTTGCAAGTGGAAGCTTTTGCTAAATTGAGCAATGCAATTGGAAAG GTGATAGATACACAGCTTGAGATGCCTATTGTTGGAGCTATGACTCTGTTTGTCTCTCTTCTGACTTTTACTCTCCGGGTTCATCCTGATCGGCTTGACTATGTGGATCAAGTATTG GGTGCATGTGTAGTTAAGCTTTCCAGTGTGCCCAAGCTGGAGGACTCCCGTGCAATGAAACAAGTTGTTGCACTTCTGAGTGCTCCTTTAGAAAAATACAGTGACATAGTTACAGCTCTTACATTGTCAAATTATCCGCGTGTCATGGATCATCTTGATGATGGAACGAACAAAGTAATGGCAATGCTTATTATTCAAAGTATAATGAAAAATGATACATGTATATCAACTGCTGATAAG GTTGAGGTGCTGTTTGAATTGATTAAAGGACTTATAAAAGATTTGGATGGAACCAACGTGGAGGAG cTTGACGAGGAGGATTTCCAAGAGGAACAAAATTCAGTAGCCCGTCTCATACATATGCTTGATAATGAAGAACCAGAGGAGATGCTTAAG ATCATATATGTTGTGAGAAAGCATCTTATGACAGGAGGACCTCAACGCTTGCCTTTTACCGTTCCCCCGCTTGTTTTTTCTGCAGTTAGG CTGGTCAGGCAGCTAGAAGCCCAGGGTGGAAATATAGCAGGAGAAGATGTTCCAGCAACCCTAAGAAAgatttttcaaattctcaacCAG ACAATCGAAGCTCTTTCCTCAATTCCATGTCCTGAACTGGCTCTAAGGCTCTACCTCCAATGCGCTGAG GCTGCAAGTGATTGTGATCTTGAGCCTGTTGCTTATGAG TTTTTTACCCAAGCATTTATATTATACGAGGAAGAAATCGCG GACTCAAAGGCACAGGTAACTGCGATTCATCTGATCGTAGGAACCTTGCAAAGGATCAATGTTTTTGGTGTTGAAAACAGAGACACCTTGACACATAAAGCAACCGGG TACTCAGCAAGGCTTTTAAAGAAGCCTGATCAATGTCGAGCGGTATATGCATGCTCTCACCTCTTTTGGGTCGATGATCCAGAGGGAATTAAAGATGGAGAAAG AGTTCTTCTGTGTTTAAGACGTGCACTGAGGATAGCTAACGCGGCTCAACAAATGGTTAATGCAACCAGAGGTAGCAGCGGACCAGTCACGCTGTTTGTAGAAATCTTGAACAA GTACATTTACTTCTTTGAGAAAGGGAATCCACATATCACTCCATCGGATATACAAAGCCTCATAGAGTTAATCAACACCGAGATGCTAAGCGACAACGGTAACACAACAATCCACTCAGATCCCTTCTTTTCAAGCACATTGCGTTACATAAGGTTCCAAAAACAGAAAGGTGGTGTGATGGGTGAGAAATATGACTCCATCAAGTTGTGA
- the LOC104702342 gene encoding GDSL esterase/lipase EXL1-like has protein sequence MERPRSVHHHIIPYFCLASSSMLFWCTFFLVLLFTTTTHALVKLPENTTVPAVIVFGDSIVDAGNNDDMITEARCDYAPYGIDFDGGVATGRFSNGKVPGDIVAEELGIKPNIPAYRDPNLKPEDLLTGVTFASGGAGYVPLTTKLAGGIPLPLQLKYFEEYRARLKAMVGEERTQFIIKNSLFVVVCGSNDIANNFFALPPVQLHYTVASFTALMANNARSFAQTLYGYGARRILVFGAPPIGCVPSQRTVAGGPTRDCVARFNDASKLFNSKLSANIDALSRTLQDPTIICIDIYSPLLDLILNPQQYGFKVGDKGCCGTGLIEVTALCNNYTAAVCPIRSDYVFWDSFHPTEKAYRIIVAKLFDKYFDRFF, from the exons ATGGAACGACCTCGTTCAgttcatcatcacatcattccTTATTTTTGTCTCGCTTCTTCGTCGATGCTATTTTGGTGTACTTTCTTTCTCGTGCTTTTATTTACGACAACTACACATGCTTTAGTGAAACTCCCGGAAAACACGACCGTTCCGGCGGTAATAGTGTTTGGAGATTCAATTGTTGATGCTGGAAATAACGACGACATGATAACAGAAGCTAGATGCGATTATGCTCCCTACGGCATTGATTTTGACGGTGGGGTTGCTACGGGAAGATTCTCCAATGGCAAAGTCCCTGGTGATATTGTTG CGGAAGAGTTAGGGATTAAACCCAATATACCAGCATATCGAGATCCGAATTTGAAACCAGAAGATCTTTTGACCGGTGTAACATTTGCTTCTGGTGGTGCTGGTTATGTTCCTTTGACAACCAAATTAGCg GGAGGTATACCGTTACCGCtacaattgaaatattttgaagaatATAGAGCGAGACTGAAGGCAATGGTTGGAGAAGAGAGGACACAgttcataattaaaaatagcTTGTTCGTTGTTGTATGTGGTAGTAACGATATCGCCAACAACTTCTTTGCTCTCCCTCCGGTTCAGCTCCACTACACCGTCGCTTCTTTCACCGCTCTTATGGCCAACAACGCTCGCTCATTTGCTCAG ACACTCTATGGATATGGAGCTAGAAGAATACTTGTATTTGGTGCACCACCAATAGGATGTGTTCCTTCGCAGAGAACCGTAGCAGGAGGACCTACAAGAGATTGTGTTGCAAGGTTTAATGATGCATCAAAACTTTTCAACTCTAAGCTCTCAGCTAATATTGATGCATTGTCAAGAACTCTACAAGACCCGACAATAATCTGTATCGACATCTATAGTCCTCTTCTTGATCTCATTTTAAACCCTCAACAATATG GATTTAAGGTGGGCGATAAAGGATGTTGCGGAACCGGCCTAATAGAAGTTACTGCGCTATGCAACAACTATACAGCTGCTGTGTGTCCCATAAGATCTGATTATGTGTTTTGGGATAGTTTTCATCCCACTGAAAAAGCTTACAGAATTATAGTTGCAAaactttttgataaatatttcgACAGATTCTTCTAA
- the LOC104702343 gene encoding GDSL esterase/lipase EXL2: MKRHSMIDHHVTFSPSSLFWCVLFFLVLLCKTTTNALVKLPSNETIPAIIVFGDSIVDAGNNDDIKTTLARCNYPPYGIDFDGGVPTGRFSNGKVATDFIAENFGIKPTIPAYRNPNLKPEDLLTGVTFASGGAGYVPFTTQLSGGIALPQQQELFEEYIEKLKKLVGEERTNFIIQNSLIMVICGSNDITNTYFGLPSVQHKYDVSSFTTLMADNARSFALKLHEYGARRIQVFGVPPLGCVPSQRTLAGGPTRDCVVRFNDATKLYNAKLAANLDSLSRTLGEKTIIYVDIYGSLLDIILDPQQYGFKVVDRGCCGTGLIEVAVLCNFAADVCPNRDEYVFWDSFHPTEKTYRIMATKYVERYI; this comes from the exons ATGAAACGACACAGTATGATTGATCATCACGTTACTTTTTCTCCTTCGAGTCTATTTTGGTGTGTTCTCTTCTTTCTCGTGTTGTTATGTAAGACGACCACGAACGCTTTGGTGAAGCTGCCCTCAAACGAAACGATTCCGGCTATCATAGTGTTTGGGGATTCTATTGTTGATGCCGGAAATAATGATGATATTAAGACAACGTTGGCTAGATGCAATTATCCTCCTTACGGCATCGATTTTGACGGTGGCGTTCCTACCGGAAGATTTTCCAACGGCAAGGTTGCGACTGATTTTATAG CGGAAAATTTCGGAATTAAACCAACTATACCGGCCTACCGAAATCCAAATTTGAAACCAGAAGATCTCTTAACCGGCGTAACATTTGCGTCTGGTGGTGCTGGTTACGTTCCTTTCACCACCCAATTATCG GGAGGAATAGCTTTACCGCAACAACAGGAATTATTTGAAGAGTACATAGAGAAGTTAAAGAAATTGGTTGGGGAAGAAAGGACAAATTTCATAATTCAAAACAGTTTGATCATGGTTATATGCGGCAGTAATGATATAACCAACACCTACTTTGGTCTTCCTTCTGTTCAACATAAATATGACGTCTCTTCCTTCACAACTCTTATGGCCGACAACGCTCGATCTTTTGCTCTA AAATTACATGAATATGGGGCGAGAAGAATACAAGTATTTGGTGTACCACCACTAGGATGTGTCCCATCACAGAGAACTTTAGCAGGGGGACCAACGAGAGATTGTGTTGTTAGGTTCAATGATGCAACAAAGCTCTACAATGCTAAGCTCGCTGCAAATTTGGATTCTTTGTCAAGAACTTTAGGGGAGAAAACAATAATCTACGTTGATATATATGGCTCTCTTCTTGATATCATACTAGACCCTCAACAATATG GATTTAAGGTGGTCGATAGAGGGTGTTGTGGAACTGGGCTCATTGAAGTTGCTGTTTTATGCAACTTTGCAGCGGACGTATGTCCAAATAGAGATGAGTATGTGTTTTGGGATAGTTTCCATCCGACTGAGAAGACTTACAGAATTATGGCAACAAAATATGTTGAGAGATATATATGA